From the genome of Thermogutta terrifontis, one region includes:
- a CDS encoding FeoA family protein: MIGFAWRRGKFWGDVAQAGETLLADLQAGQSARITALDGPPEVVHRLQELGLRPGTVVRVFRPGNPCIVWLGGSKLGVRMDDDVRILVEALPGHHGHPHRHRHGWGSDPSSQMESVATAPKATPENSSAGTAGESQTR; this comes from the coding sequence ATGATTGGATTTGCGTGGAGGAGAGGAAAATTTTGGGGGGATGTTGCCCAGGCTGGTGAGACATTGCTGGCTGACTTGCAGGCCGGGCAGTCCGCGCGCATTACAGCCTTGGACGGGCCTCCGGAGGTAGTTCATCGCTTGCAGGAGTTGGGGCTTCGGCCGGGGACGGTGGTGCGTGTTTTTCGGCCGGGAAATCCGTGTATCGTGTGGCTGGGAGGGAGTAAGCTGGGCGTTCGCATGGACGACGACGTGCGAATCCTCGTGGAAGCATTGCCGGGACATCACGGGCATCCTCACCGGCATCGCCACGGGTGGGGATCGGATCCATCCTCGCAGATGGAATCGGTTGCAACGGCTCCGAAGGCAACTCCCGAGAATTCTTCGGCCGGCACGGCCGGAGAATCGCAGACGCGCTGA
- the ffh gene encoding signal recognition particle protein produces the protein MFEKLQAGLYEAIRTLAGQGKLTESNMREGLRLVQQALLEADVSLPVVKAFIEKVSQEALGERVMRSLRPTQQLLTIVYEQLVALMGPVDHDLHLKPSGSTIMLCGLQGSGKTTTAAKLGRYLQQRGYKPMLVAADLQRPAAIEQLQILGEKIGAPVYVEKGATDPLVVCRNALRQMPALGANVAILDTAGRLHVDQALMNQLAAIDRLIQPDQVYLVVDAMTGQDAVNSARAFHEALTLNGVILTKLDGDARGGAALSVKYVTGVPIKFIGTGEGTDALEEFHPERIASRILGQGDLMTLIEQARQKIDQEEALRQQERLQKGEFTLEDFRRLLEQTTRLGPLNQVIQLVPGMSQLLQDMGDEVDTDRAFRRLCGIIDSMTPEERRKPEIIDLSRRRRIAAGAGVKPQEVAELVRLFEPISQIMREMASQGLRGRMQMMYQLMTQAAKDPGVIFRGVKGSTGKRLRPEEKAKLRKLREKELKRRRKEKRGR, from the coding sequence ATGTTTGAAAAACTCCAGGCTGGTCTGTACGAAGCGATCCGCACCCTGGCCGGTCAGGGCAAGCTCACGGAGTCCAACATGCGGGAAGGGCTGCGCCTTGTTCAGCAGGCCCTTCTCGAAGCCGACGTGAGCCTGCCGGTCGTCAAGGCCTTCATCGAAAAAGTTTCGCAGGAGGCCCTGGGCGAGCGGGTCATGCGGTCCCTGCGTCCCACCCAGCAACTCCTCACCATTGTTTATGAACAGCTTGTTGCCCTGATGGGCCCCGTGGACCACGACCTTCATCTCAAGCCCTCGGGGTCCACGATTATGTTGTGCGGTCTTCAGGGATCTGGGAAGACGACCACGGCGGCCAAGCTGGGACGTTACCTCCAGCAACGGGGTTACAAACCGATGCTGGTGGCGGCCGACCTCCAGCGCCCCGCCGCTATCGAACAACTTCAGATTCTTGGCGAAAAAATCGGTGCGCCGGTGTACGTCGAAAAAGGCGCCACCGATCCTCTCGTGGTCTGCCGCAACGCCCTCCGACAGATGCCCGCCCTCGGAGCAAACGTGGCCATTCTGGATACCGCCGGCCGACTGCACGTGGATCAGGCCCTCATGAATCAACTGGCTGCCATCGACCGCCTCATCCAGCCGGACCAGGTCTATCTGGTTGTGGACGCCATGACGGGCCAGGACGCCGTGAACAGCGCCCGGGCGTTCCACGAAGCCCTCACGCTCAACGGTGTCATCCTCACCAAACTGGATGGCGACGCGCGAGGTGGCGCCGCCCTTTCTGTGAAATACGTCACCGGGGTCCCAATCAAATTCATCGGAACAGGCGAAGGGACCGACGCCCTCGAGGAGTTCCATCCCGAACGGATTGCCAGCCGAATCCTCGGCCAGGGCGATTTGATGACGCTCATCGAACAGGCCCGGCAGAAAATCGATCAGGAAGAAGCCCTCCGGCAGCAGGAACGGCTGCAAAAAGGGGAATTCACTCTCGAAGATTTTCGTCGCCTGTTGGAGCAAACCACCCGACTGGGGCCACTCAACCAGGTGATTCAGCTCGTGCCGGGCATGTCCCAGTTGCTCCAAGACATGGGCGATGAGGTGGACACGGACCGCGCTTTCCGCCGACTCTGCGGTATTATCGACTCCATGACTCCCGAAGAGCGACGCAAGCCGGAGATCATCGATCTCAGCCGCCGTCGCCGCATCGCTGCTGGGGCGGGTGTCAAACCCCAGGAGGTCGCCGAGCTCGTGCGCCTGTTTGAGCCGATCTCACAGATCATGCGGGAAATGGCCAGCCAGGGGCTCCGCGGTCGAATGCAGATGATGTACCAACTCATGACCCAGGCAGCGAAAGACCCCGGCGTCATCTTCCGCGGCGTGAAAGGCAGTACGGGGAAGCGGCTCCGTCCCGAAGAGAAGGCCAAGCTCCGCAAACTCCGCGAAAAAGAACTTAAGCGGCGCCGCAAGGAGAAACGCGGCCGATAA
- the feoB gene encoding ferrous iron transport protein B, giving the protein MTRVTAPKKCVSVALVGNPNTGKSTLFSALVGVYQRVGNYPGVTVEKRTGRFEFQNQTFEVIDLPGLYSLSPRSRDELVAVNVLLGREPGVEPVDVIVCVVDASNLERNLYLVSQLLELGLPMVVALTMVDVAERQGIQIDVEELSRRLGVPVVPVQAHRGIGVGRVRQVLHGLIEKGIPPSPRSPLPREVQLEIERIFEDLESRGLLARIFEPASEDSRASHSHRSPAILRFWLERLLLDAGGFLRQNVLDGKHPDVLKLLVESQQRLEQAGFAVPEDETHFRYEWVRQLLEGVVKAPEQPRITLTDRLDAVLTHRVWGLMIFAAVMLLMFQAVFRLAEPFNRVIDFGVQSCAALVRSQLQPGAFRDLLVDGVISGVGAVLTFIPQIAILFIFIAILEDCGYVARAAVLMDRFMSRIGLSGKSFIPMLSSFACAVPGIMATRTIDNERDRLTTILVTPLLTCSARLPVYALLIAVFIPDYRYLGGVVGLQGLVLASLYVLGVATAVTVALLLKRTIFRGRSPTFVIELPSYKWPSPRTVILRVWERVVVFLRNAGTIIAAISVLVWAALYYPHDSASIDRNLLNRQAELRVLIETLPPESPQREAWEKELDQVGAEIAAAYQRNSILGRMGRAIEPIFRPLGWDWRIGTAVLASFPAREVVVATLGVMFNLGDISSDDVTSSQELHARLRSATREGSNEPVFNIPVALSLMVFYALCAQCAATLAVIRRETNSWRWPVFTFAYMTTLAYLGALVTYQLASRILTGGA; this is encoded by the coding sequence ATGACACGCGTGACCGCACCCAAAAAGTGTGTTTCGGTTGCCCTGGTCGGGAATCCCAACACGGGAAAATCCACGCTTTTCAGCGCGCTGGTTGGGGTGTACCAACGGGTGGGGAACTATCCCGGCGTGACGGTGGAAAAGCGGACTGGCCGATTCGAGTTCCAAAATCAAACATTCGAGGTTATCGATCTTCCCGGCCTCTACAGTCTTTCTCCCCGCTCTCGGGATGAATTGGTGGCGGTCAATGTGTTGCTTGGCCGAGAGCCGGGCGTGGAGCCCGTCGACGTAATTGTCTGCGTGGTGGATGCCTCCAATCTGGAGCGCAATCTTTACCTGGTAAGCCAGCTTTTGGAGTTGGGGTTGCCCATGGTGGTGGCCCTGACGATGGTCGACGTAGCGGAACGCCAGGGCATTCAGATCGACGTGGAGGAGTTGAGCCGCCGCCTTGGTGTGCCGGTGGTTCCTGTTCAAGCTCATCGCGGAATCGGCGTGGGACGGGTTCGGCAGGTCCTTCACGGATTGATTGAGAAGGGAATACCGCCGTCTCCGCGGTCACCGCTTCCCCGGGAAGTCCAGTTGGAGATTGAACGGATCTTCGAAGATTTGGAGAGTCGTGGCCTGCTTGCCCGAATTTTCGAGCCAGCCAGTGAAGACAGTCGGGCGTCACACTCTCATCGCAGTCCCGCCATTCTCCGGTTCTGGCTGGAGCGGCTCCTTTTGGACGCGGGCGGATTTCTCCGTCAGAATGTCTTGGATGGCAAGCATCCGGATGTGCTGAAACTTTTGGTTGAATCGCAGCAGCGGTTGGAACAGGCGGGCTTCGCCGTTCCGGAAGACGAGACGCATTTCCGCTATGAATGGGTCCGTCAATTGCTTGAGGGAGTCGTCAAAGCACCGGAGCAGCCCCGCATAACGTTGACGGACCGCCTGGACGCCGTGCTCACCCATCGTGTTTGGGGGCTGATGATTTTTGCCGCCGTCATGCTGCTCATGTTCCAGGCGGTGTTTCGGCTGGCAGAGCCGTTCAATCGGGTCATTGATTTCGGGGTGCAAAGCTGCGCTGCTCTGGTAAGATCGCAGCTCCAGCCGGGGGCTTTCCGGGATCTGCTGGTGGACGGGGTCATCAGTGGGGTGGGAGCGGTGCTCACCTTCATCCCTCAAATTGCGATCCTGTTTATCTTTATTGCCATCCTGGAGGATTGCGGTTACGTGGCGCGGGCGGCGGTACTCATGGACCGTTTCATGTCCCGCATCGGCCTGAGCGGCAAATCGTTCATCCCAATGCTTTCCAGCTTTGCATGTGCGGTGCCCGGCATCATGGCCACGCGGACCATCGATAACGAGCGCGACCGCCTGACGACGATTCTCGTCACGCCGCTTTTGACGTGTTCTGCTCGATTGCCGGTGTATGCCCTGTTGATAGCCGTCTTTATTCCGGATTATCGATATCTGGGTGGTGTCGTGGGTTTGCAGGGGCTGGTTCTGGCGAGCCTGTACGTGCTGGGGGTGGCGACTGCGGTGACAGTGGCTCTGCTCCTTAAGCGAACAATCTTCCGCGGTCGGTCGCCCACCTTCGTGATCGAACTTCCCAGCTATAAATGGCCGTCTCCGCGGACGGTTATTTTGCGGGTATGGGAGCGGGTGGTCGTCTTCCTGCGCAATGCCGGGACGATCATCGCGGCGATTTCGGTGCTGGTTTGGGCAGCGCTGTATTACCCGCATGATTCCGCAAGTATCGATAGGAATCTGCTCAACCGCCAGGCTGAATTGCGGGTCTTGATCGAGACGCTTCCCCCGGAATCACCACAACGTGAGGCCTGGGAGAAGGAACTCGATCAAGTCGGTGCGGAAATCGCGGCAGCCTACCAGCGCAATAGCATCCTGGGACGAATGGGACGGGCGATTGAGCCGATCTTCCGTCCGTTGGGTTGGGACTGGCGAATTGGGACGGCGGTTCTGGCCTCGTTTCCCGCCAGGGAAGTGGTGGTTGCGACTTTGGGGGTGATGTTTAATTTGGGAGATATTTCCTCGGACGATGTCACGTCCAGCCAGGAACTCCATGCTCGGCTGCGCTCCGCTACTCGGGAGGGAAGCAATGAGCCGGTATTCAATATCCCTGTGGCCCTGTCCCTGATGGTCTTTTACGCTTTGTGTGCCCAGTGTGCTGCCACTTTGGCGGTTATCCGCCGGGAAACGAATAGCTGGCGCTGGCCGGTTTTCACATTTGCCTACATGACCACGCTGGCCTATCTCGGAGCACTTGTCACATATCAATTGGCCAGTAGAATTTTAACAGGTGGAGCCTGA